One stretch of Flavobacterium sp. 9 DNA includes these proteins:
- a CDS encoding DUF2461 domain-containing protein, with the protein MKNNITIPKSSLDFLTELKENNNKPWFEANKQNYLIELNHIETFAGALLEELSKTDVLETASGKKSVYRIYRDIRFSKDKTPFKTFWGGSYTRATKERRGGYYFHIEKGNTFLAGGFWGPNAADLKRIRAEFAHDDEPMQKIVKAKSFVTNFGTLQGEQVKTSPKGYDKDHKAIDLLRYKQFLVIKRFTDSEVLSDNFLEQALEGFKNMRPFFDYMSEILTTDINGASVS; encoded by the coding sequence ATGAAAAACAATATTACTATTCCTAAATCCAGTCTTGACTTTTTGACTGAGCTTAAAGAAAACAATAACAAACCCTGGTTTGAGGCTAACAAACAAAACTATCTAATCGAATTAAATCATATCGAAACTTTTGCCGGTGCTTTGCTTGAAGAACTTTCCAAAACAGATGTTCTAGAAACCGCTTCGGGCAAAAAAAGTGTTTACAGAATTTATCGTGACATTCGTTTCTCAAAAGACAAAACTCCTTTCAAAACTTTTTGGGGCGGCAGTTATACCAGAGCCACAAAAGAAAGACGCGGCGGTTATTATTTTCATATTGAGAAAGGCAATACTTTTCTCGCCGGTGGTTTTTGGGGACCAAACGCAGCAGACTTAAAACGAATCAGAGCCGAATTTGCTCATGATGATGAACCAATGCAAAAAATAGTGAAGGCTAAATCTTTTGTTACCAATTTTGGAACCTTACAGGGCGAACAAGTCAAAACGTCTCCAAAAGGTTATGATAAAGATCATAAAGCTATTGATTTGCTGCGCTATAAACAGTTTTTGGTAATCAAGCGTTTTACAGATTCTGAGGTTTTAAGTGATAATTTTCTTGAACAGGCTTTAGAAGGTTTCAAAAACATGAGACCATTTTTTGACTATATGAGCGAGATCTTAACAACAGATATTAATGGCGCTTCTGTTTCATAA
- a CDS encoding single-stranded DNA-binding protein, with amino-acid sequence MNGMKNRVQLIGNVGNDPEVKTLENGTKLAHLNIVTTERYKNDKGEKVEQTEWHRVTAWGKTAEIIEKYVEKGKEVGIEGKLIHRSYDDKNGEKRYITEVLVSEILLLSR; translated from the coding sequence ATGAACGGAATGAAAAACAGAGTACAATTGATTGGAAACGTAGGAAACGATCCAGAAGTTAAAACATTAGAAAACGGAACTAAATTAGCGCATTTGAATATCGTAACAACCGAAAGATATAAAAACGATAAAGGGGAAAAAGTCGAACAAACCGAATGGCATCGTGTTACAGCTTGGGGAAAAACGGCTGAAATTATCGAAAAATATGTCGAAAAAGGAAAAGAAGTAGGTATCGAAGGAAAGCTAATTCACAGAAGTTATGATGATAAAAACGGTGAAAAAAGATACATCACCGAAGTTCTTGTCAGCGAAATTTTATTGCTTAGTAGATAA